A single genomic interval of Perca fluviatilis chromosome 19, GENO_Pfluv_1.0, whole genome shotgun sequence harbors:
- the chrm3a gene encoding muscarinic acetylcholine receptor M3 encodes MSSNITDPGLFLTANTSLPAAGAYPQSNALNQGGSGLAPWLVFHVNTPVDNSSSISNLLNYTSESQNKTVTVDHDPLGGHPLWQVVLIVLLTGMLSLVTVIGNILVVVSFKVNRQLKTVNNYFLLSLAVADLIIGVISMNLYTAYLVMGYWAMGNWACDMWLAIDYVASNASVMNLLVISFDRYFSITRPLTYRAKRTTKRAGIMIGLAWFVSLVLWAPAILLWQFFEGQRTVPSDECYIQFLTEPTITFCTAIAAFYLPVTIMSVLYWRIYQETQNRSKELVGLQGSGSRGGIGGRGGNGGCERARFVHQTGSSRSCSSYELTRLSRRKSTCRELVGRFHCWPGVRSWRPGSIRQGEGDPDQSSSDSWNNNDAAVSLDHSGSSEEEDCGGKEMISQSHAIFSIVLSLPGIKAAVNSQLTSCEDLDAASEEDPLRGAEFNQDSLSTVTTNTTAATTPDRGNSSENRYHQRFCSRKIQSLPTLEGTSNQVSDGSLTTTTTATDSSTTSTTTKSPSVPMSFKDAALAKRFATQARTQITKRKRMSLVKEKKAAQTLSAILFAFIITWTPYNIMVLINAFCKVCIPETLWAVGYWLCYVNSTVNPMCYALCNKTFRTTFKMILMCRWDQKKRRKQQFQQRQSVVFHRRIPREST; translated from the coding sequence ATGAGCTCCAACATCACAGACCCTGGTCTCTTCCTGACTGCAAACACCTCACTACCAGCAGCTGGAGCCTATCCACAATCCAATGCTCTCAACCAAGGAGGTAGTGGATTAGCCCCCTGGTTGGTTTTTCATGTGAATACCCCGGTTGATAATTCCTCTTCCATCAGCAATCTCTTAAACTACACCTCAGAATCCCAAAATAAAACTGTAACTGTGGACCATGATCCCTTGGGGGGCCATCCTTTATGGCAGGTTGTCCTCATTGTCTTGCTGACAGGCATGCTGTCATTGGTCACCGTCATTGGCAACATCCTGGTGGTGGTATCCTTTAAGGTTAACCGCCAGCTAAAGACGGTCAATAACTACTTCCTGCTGAGCTTGGCTGTGGCTGACCTCATCATAGGGGTCATCTCCATGAACCTCTACACCGCTTATCTTGTGATGGGCTACTGGGCCATGGGCAACTGGGCCTGTGACATGTGGCTGGCTATAGACTATGTGGCCAGCAATGCATCAGTTATGAACCTACTGGTCATAAGCTTTGACCGCTACTTTTCAATCACCAGGCCTTTGACCTACAGGGCCAAACGGACCACAAAGCGAGCTGGGATCATGATTGGCCTAGCCtggtttgtttctcttgttCTGTGGGCTCCAGCTATCCTACTATGGCAGTTTTTTGAGGGTCAAAGGACAGTACCCTCAGATGAATGCTACATTCAGTTCCTCACAGAGCCTACTATAACCTTCTGCACAGCTATAGCGGCTTTCTACCTGCCTGTGACGATAATGAGTGTTCTCTACTGGCGCATTTACCAGGAGACCCAGAATCGCTCAAAGGAGTTAGTTGGGTTGCAGGGTTCAGGGAGTCGTGGTGGGATAGGAGGAAGAGGTGGGAATGGTGGGTGCGAGAGAGCCCGTTTTGTCCATCAGACAGGAAGTTCTAGAAGTTGCAGCAGCTATGAGCTGACCAGGTTGTCCCGGAGAAAAAGCACATGTCGGGAGCTGGTTGGCCGCTTCCACTGCTGGCCTGGGGTTCGTTCTTGGAGGCCTGGTAGTATCCGGCAGGGGGAGGGTGATCCAGACCAGAGCAGCAGTGACAGCTGGAACAACAATGATGCTGCAGTCTCGTTGGACCATTCTGGGTCTTCAGAGGaagaggattgtggggggaaaGAGATGATTTCCCAGAGTCATGCTATTTTCTCCATTGTTCTCAGCTTGCCTGGTATAAAAGCTGCTGTCAACTCCCAACTCACCTCATGTGAGGATCTCGATGCAGCGTCAGAGGAGGATCCCCTCAGGGGAGCAGAGTTTAACCAAGACAGTCTGTCAACAGTCACCACCAACACCACTGCCGCCACTACTCCCGATAGAGGAAACAGTTCAGAAAATAGGTACCACCAACGCTTCTGCTCACGCAAGATTCAATCATTGCCTACCCTAGAGGGTACCTCTAACCAAGTCTCAGATGGTTCCCTAACAACTACCACCACTGCCACTGACAGTTCTAccaccagcaccaccaccaAATCCCCCTCTGTCCCAATGTCTTTCAAAGACGCAGCTCTGGCGAAACGTTTTGCAACCCAAGCTCGGACTCAGATCACCAAGAGGAAGCGCATGTCCTTAGTAAAGGAGAAGAAGGCAGCTCAAACTCTCAGTGCCATTCTCTTTGCATTCATCATCACATGGACACCTTACAACATCATGGTGCTGATCAATGCCTTCTGTAAAGTTTGCATCCCGGAGACCCTGTGGGCAGTAGGGTACTGGCTGTGTTACGTCAACAGCACAGTCAACCCCATGTGCTACGCCCTTTGCAACAAGACTTTCCGTACAACCTTTAAAATGATACTTATGTGCCGCTGGGAccagaaaaaaaggaggaagcAGCAGTTTCAGCAGAGGCAATCAGTGGTATTCCACAGGAGAATTCCCAGGGAGTCCACGTAA